A window of Aequoribacter fuscus genomic DNA:
TCAGATTGTGATGGTGTCGGGCGTTGGCGCGGTATCGACCAATATGCAGGGGCGTGCCGAGGTCGACGTTCCTCGGGGCCCCGTAACGGTCAAATACGGTGATGATAAGCGAGAGTTGCGCGTGCTAGGCGGTGTGACGCGTGCCGTAAATTTTGATTTGCCCGGTGAAGAAGGCGGGTTCGAAATTGCGATGCCCTCCATCGAAGAGGTCGTGGTGTTGGGTACATTCAACCCGGCCGGTATGGAAGTCTCCGAGCGCGACACGGCCAGCATTGTTGACACGATGGATAACGAGTTATTGGTTCGTTTTTCGGATGCAGATGTCGCGGCAGCAGTGGTTCGCGTGCCCGGTATTTCGGTTCAAGACGACAAATTTATTTTCATTCGTGGCTTAGGCGGTCGCTACATTACGTCGACCTTAAATGGATCGACGCTTCCCAGTACCGACCCATCTAAGCGAACTGTCCCGCTCGACTTGTTTCCCAGCAGTTTTGTCAATCAGCTCGATATCAAGAAGACCTTCTTAGGTTTTATGCCCGGTGAATCGACCGGCGGTAATCTGGTCATTAATACCAAGACCTTCCCTGATGAACCGGGTGGAAGCGTGTCGTTTGGAACGGGCGGCGTCTTTGGTTTGATGGGCAGTGATGTGGCCCATGACCCAGTTGATAACTCTTTTGACTTTATCGGCTGGGATCCTACCGAGCGTCCTGAGTCAGCCACACTAAAAGCCATTACTCAGATTCTAAATTTGGGTGTTGTCGAAGATACGAAAAACGGTACGACCTTCGAGATTAACGAGTCTATCGAAGGCGAGTTGCGCCGCTTGGGAGCAACGATATTAAAAGACAACTTTGACCTAGAAATGGCCACAGCTCAGCCTGATGTCGATGTGGGTGCCGACTATGGTGATATCTTCTATCTAGGCGATCACGAGCTCGGTTACTTCGCAGCAGCCAATTTCTCGAACAGCTGGACTCAGCGCGACAACGGTATTCGCAATAGCTATACCCCCACGGGCGAAATTCTCGACAATTTTAAATACCAAAGTATCAAGAACGAAATTGAGTTCAGCGGTTTGCTTGCCGTGGGCTGGAACTTTGGCGACAACACCATCGAGAGTAACACCCTAATTTCTCGAGTCACAGAAAGCGCTGTCGAGCGTTCGGTCGGGGAAGAAGGTGACGAGCGCCAGGCAGTGTACAAGCAAACGATCGAGTGGGTTGAGCGTCAGTTCATCTCGCAACAGTTTTTGGGAACTCACACTTTGAACGAGGGCGGGTCCTTGTTTTTGGACTGGCAGTTCACCGCCAGCCAAGCGCGTCGAGATGCTCCCGAGCGCCGTGAGTCAGAGTTTAGAGCGTCACAGTCACAAACAAATGCCGCCGAGCTCAAGGCGGGATTTGCGTTTGACCGACTCAACGATCAGCAGGCGGTCGCTCTTACCGGCTTCTTCGTCGAGCCCGGAACGACCTTCAAGCGCTACGATGAGCTCACCGATGCGAACTTCGACGGTACTCTGGATTTTACCTGGGATATTTTTGATGACGGTGAAGCGTTCTCCTCGCTGCAATTCGGTGCACAAAGCATCTATCGCGAGCGTGATTCAGAGTCGAAAACCTACGGCTTTAATATCAACCAAGCTCGTGACGATCTGCTCAATACCGACAATATTCTTGTGTCTGAGGTTTTGGTCGCAGGCGTTTCTCCCGAGCTAGATACCATCGCCGACAACCCGAATGATGGGTTCGTCTTTGTCGATAAGACGCTTGCCAGTGACAGCTATGATGCGGAACTGGATTACAAC
This region includes:
- a CDS encoding TonB-dependent receptor domain-containing protein, whose translation is MNNLSAFRRSALSLALAALATSAVADNELVVQAYDEDGALAGVEIVLNGDTVGSTKSDGSLVADLDAGGHVLVIRVDGKEKVVRFPSGAGQLADLVVTLNGDELTHFLDVFSAVESAAEKRDVAKGKLQIRVRKGVKPAANQIVMVSGVGAVSTNMQGRAEVDVPRGPVTVKYGDDKRELRVLGGVTRAVNFDLPGEEGGFEIAMPSIEEVVVLGTFNPAGMEVSERDTASIVDTMDNELLVRFSDADVAAAVVRVPGISVQDDKFIFIRGLGGRYITSTLNGSTLPSTDPSKRTVPLDLFPSSFVNQLDIKKTFLGFMPGESTGGNLVINTKTFPDEPGGSVSFGTGGVFGLMGSDVAHDPVDNSFDFIGWDPTERPESATLKAITQILNLGVVEDTKNGTTFEINESIEGELRRLGATILKDNFDLEMATAQPDVDVGADYGDIFYLGDHELGYFAAANFSNSWTQRDNGIRNSYTPTGEILDNFKYQSIKNEIEFSGLLAVGWNFGDNTIESNTLISRVTESAVERSVGEEGDERQAVYKQTIEWVERQFISQQFLGTHTLNEGGSLFLDWQFTASQARRDAPERRESEFRASQSQTNAAELKAGFAFDRLNDQQAVALTGFFVEPGTTFKRYDELTDANFDGTLDFTWDIFDDGEAFSSLQFGAQSIYRERDSESKTYGFNINQARDDLLNTDNILVSEVLVAGVSPELDTIADNPNDGFVFVDKTLASDSYDAELDYNSVYFSYDHTFNTSWQVLVGARYETYKQTTKTFSLQGTQAPVESLIDESSVLPGFGLNWFINDSHQLRFAVSETVARPDFKEAANATFYDTEFNFRVRGNPFLQISTIMNADLRWEWYFDEQDSLSVALFYKDFDKPIERVVQPASGTAGNSRTFTNSDSAELYGIEIEGRKEFMLGDDYDDSIFISFNTALIESEVTFGSGATGRALQGQPEYTANLVIGYDDFASGQQVTLLLNQSGESIADVGVSGAPDVIYEPRLDLNLVYRWEFAEQGTLKAKLSNILNSEYEYTQGGQTFQAYEKGMSLSVGIDWKF